The Microbacterium trichothecenolyticum sequence TTGCCGGCATCCACCACCATCCAGTCGCGGCGGAGGAAGTCGCTGAAGCGGCGGTCGAAGGCGACCTTGTCTTGGAAGATTCCGCGAAAGTCGGGGTGGTCGTACTTCTGCGAGATCTGATTCGACACGGGGTGCGTCATGTACGTCGCACGCTCGGCCGGGGTGAGGATCGCGAAGTCGTAGTCGATGTAGTCCTGGAATCCGACGTTCTTCACGCCGGCCTGAAACAACATGTCGGCGACGACGAGCGGCATCGACTTGCCGTGTTGCGCCGAGGCTTCCTTCGCGCGCTCGATGACCGAGCCCACGTCGATGCGGCGGGCACGATCGGCGAGGTAGCGCAGACGGGTGACGGGGGAGAAGCCCTGGCTTGGCATGCACGCTCCGGGGTCGGGGAAGACGGACCCCGTTAGTCTAGATGCGTGACCTCCCCACTCCCTGTCCGTGCGCCCGGCGCCGGGGGAGTCGCACCGGTCGCGCTCGTCTCCATCGCGGCTCTGCGGCACAACGCTCCACTGGCAGCGGGTGGCGACGACGACGTTCTCGCCGTCGACGGGTGGGGTCACGGCGCCGCGTGGGTGGCATCCGTGCTGGCCGAGCTGGGAATGGATGCCACCGGGCTCGACGCCGCGACCCTGTACGGCCTCCCGGGCTCTCACGCGCGGCCGGTCATGTCGCTGCGAGGGCGGGCGCTGGGGACGAAGTCGCTGCTGCGCGGTGAGGGGGTGTCGTACGGCTACACCCACCGCGCACCGCACGACACGACCGTCGCACTCGTCACGGGCGGGTACGCGCAGGGCGTGGTCCGCGCGCTCGGCAACGCCGTCACGGTGTCGATCGACGGACGGCGTCACCGCATCGTCGGTCGCGTCGCCATGGACGTCAGCGTGGTCGACATCGGTGACGCCGCGGTCGAGCGGGGCGCCGAGGTGGTGTTCTTCGGCGAGCCGAGCGAGGGGCATCCCTCCCTCGAGGAGTGGGCGGATGCCACGGGCTGGCGCGCGGGCGAGATCGTCGCCACCGTGGGGGTCCGTGCTGAACGTCAGGTCACGCCGTGAGCGTCGAGTACCGCATCGACCTCGACGCCTTCGACAGGAACCTGCGTCGCATCCGCGAGACCATCGCACCGGCAGCCCACATGCTCGTGGTCAAAGACGACGCGTACGCTCACGGACTGGCGGTGCTCGTCGAACGCGCATGGCGTGAAGGCGTCCGTTGGTTCGGCGCATTCGACGTGGCCACAGGC is a genomic window containing:
- a CDS encoding alanine racemase C-terminal domain-containing protein — its product is MTSPLPVRAPGAGGVAPVALVSIAALRHNAPLAAGGDDDVLAVDGWGHGAAWVASVLAELGMDATGLDAATLYGLPGSHARPVMSLRGRALGTKSLLRGEGVSYGYTHRAPHDTTVALVTGGYAQGVVRALGNAVTVSIDGRRHRIVGRVAMDVSVVDIGDAAVERGAEVVFFGEPSEGHPSLEEWADATGWRAGEIVATVGVRAERQVTP